From Zea mays cultivar B73 chromosome 3, Zm-B73-REFERENCE-NAM-5.0, whole genome shotgun sequence:
ACAGTGCGAGCATCTCCGATCCGCTGAGCAGCGAAGGGGCCTCAACCTCTCTGTCGCTGAACGTGCCACGCCACGGCGTCACCTCCGTCTCCGAGAGGGCGGCCTTGGACCTGAATTCGACGGAGGAAGACGACAGCAGGGCGGACGCGTCGTCGGCATCGGCATCAGGTGCAGGGACCAGACCACCGTTCCCGGCAGCGCAGACGGAGCCGCTGCAGCCTTCGTCGCTTGGCCGTGGGCGCGGTCACCACTGCTCTCCGTTGGACCTGGAGCTGGCCATGTCGCTGCCTGCCCCATCCATCGGAACAtgacgcgccgccgccgccgccgtactTATCGCCATGGAATCCCACGCAGGTCGCGCCAGAATTCTTCAGCGCAGGTTGCCAAGGCCGAGGCCGTGCGTGCCTGCTGTCTCGCACAAACGTCCCACGTGTAATCAGAACCGGGTCTGCTCCTGTATGAGTATGACATGACTATGCCATGTTCCCCGCGCAGGATTGAAACCGTAAGGTTACGCTAGTTGCTAGCTTTTTATTTTGAACCCTTGTGAATGATATTGTTACGAAAAATAGCTCCTAACATAGGTTCACTGTGATATATGTTATATACACTGTGATATATGTTATGTAGACCATATGTTCGctttgatattaaatttattttttatggCTATTAAATATGACTACGTGTCATCTCAACACCCGTGCGTCCAATACGTATAAAATATGTGTAAAATATTTTTTTGGGCATTCTTGATAGAGCAGAGTTTAAAATATAGACAGAGATATTTGAATGGGCCTGTCTAGCATATGATGTGAATGGGCCTGTCTAACATAGGTCTCTAATGACTAATCTGACGGGAGAAGAGAAAGGGACGGGAGAAGAGAAAGGGAAGGTGAGGagagaagttcagcctgccttttgATTAAGGATCCTCGTTTGGCATGAGACAAGGAAACTTAGCAGACCACAATTATCCCATTGAGACTTTGTCGGCTGCATGTGGATTAAGGGGGATTGAAAGAGATTAAATTCGTTTCTATTTAAAATTCTCTCTCAATCCAGCACTATCCGAACAAGCCAATGGTGGAACTACTGAATAGTAAGGAGACACAAGGGAAATCTGGAATGGACATATTACTCTCATCATCACCTTGAATTGTCcatatttctgaacaattcggtgGAAGAGGATAACTCTAAAAGCTCAACGTACCCAACATCTATAGAAAGCCAAACAATCAGTGTCATAGGTGCCTGAAGAATGCATAAAAGACGTACGATCTTATACAGTACAGCTTACAATATGGGTTCTGATCTATAATCGATCTCCTTGCGCTATGAAAACTTATGCATCACTAATTTTGTAAGTTACATGAAACTAGCTAGCAATGGCTCGAGTCATCTTTCATAGTTTCTGCAAGCAGCTTATACTCTATAGCCCCAAAAAAAACTAATATTGGTTTAGCAAGCAGCTTATACTCTATAGCCCCTTGCCCTAATTTATATCATCTCCTCCCTACTTTGAAGGCACTTAATGCACTACATACCATCATCAAGTGCAGACCTCCCATTGTTACCAACTAAACAAGGAGGCCATGCCATAACATAGGGGTATGCAACAGTGCCATATGTCCTCTGAAACGCATTCTCCACTTTCATTGTTTGCAGGCAGAGGGACCAGAACCAACTTGATTTCGCGAAAAAACAGGTCTTGTTTGAAGTTGCCAAGTACGCAAAGCCATCCCTGACTGCCAGAACCAGGAGCCCGTCATACATGCACTTCTGATTCCAACGAAACCTAGTGACCCTGTCCAGCATCCACTTCTTAGTGCCATCCACATCTGTGCTGCTCAACATCACACCAACAGTGAAGCCAATAGCATAAACAATACAGGGCGCACCATTGATTGTTTCTCCGACACTGAAGCTGCAGCGTTCATTCTTCAACAATTGAGGGAGCTCCTCAGCAGAGAACTCCATTGTCGCCGTGTTAAGCGTGACCATATACCCGTCATTCTTGTAAACCATATACAAGAACCCATTTGATTGCATGGTGCACTTCAGAAGCCAGCTTTCTGATCCCCGTGGTGGCCCTGGGACATCAACCCACGGGTGAATTTGCCACTCACATGTGTCCGAGGAGAAGACAGTAGCCCGCACCCTGGACTCGTCGTGGGCAATAAGGACCACCCGAAACGATGCGGGGTCCTCCTCCGAGCAGAGCAAGTAGCCGTTGAGATCAAAGAAAGTCCCACGGCGACCTTCCAAGGCGTCCACATGGCGATAGTCTACTGACCGGCACTGTCGCGCCAAGGGATTCACCACCGCCATTGCTTGCGCACCTGGTTGGCCATCATTACAGAGGAGGACGTACCCGCCACGGCAGTCGAGAATGTCCCAGGACTGGGACTTGATGGGGTGCTCCTGGAGGCATGTGAGGAAGAAGTCGCCGCCGCGGACGGCGATGGACAGGTCCCCTTCGCGGCGGCGCACGGGGACGAATGAGGGGAAGAGCGGGATGGCCGGGTCTTGGACGGGGCTAGGGCACTCGAAGAAGAAGCCGAGGAGGGGCGTCCGGTGGAGCTCCCGGAAGCGGCGGCGGAAGGCCGGGGAGGAGACCACCGCGCGGCTCCAAGCCCGGCAGGCGAGGGCGGCGCGGACGAGCGTCGCGAGGGAGGGAAGGCGGAGGAAGATCTGGAGCAGGAGGTCGTCCGTGAGGGAGTGGATGGGGGTGGCACTTGTGGGGCTTGAATTTTTTGGGTGCTTCGCCGGCGGCGGCGGGGTCTCCAAGCCCTCGCGCTTCATTGCGGCGGAGATGCTGTTTTCACAAATTTCACAAATTGCGTACCCTTTTGTAGGGAATTTTTTTACTGTAAACCGTTCAGGGTGCACAGCGTAAGTCGCGCTCGAGCTTTTTCCTCTCCCTTGCAATACGCGCATGCGGTTAGCCACCGATACGATGGAGTTGGATAGGGATAGAAATAAAAAAGGTAGGAAACGGTTattttttgtaaaaacaaaataaAAAATGGAAACACAAAATTTCGGAACGAAAAGTACGCCGATAATAGTCAAAATCTAAAATAGGATCCATAAACATATAAATATAAAAATATCTTAATATAAAAGTTTATAATACAACAAGCTCTGAATCTGGTTAAGGGAGGTGCTCCAATTCCTTGTCCGTTGTATCGTATCTTCCGCTTCTGTACATGCCAACACGGACATATGATTATACGAATACCATGACGTGCCATCAGTAGCGCGACTAGATAAAAACGGTTTTGGAATTTCTTTTGGTTTTCCGAAAACCGTTTTCGATTTTTTCGATCAAATTTATCGGTAGCAGTATTTTTTACCGAAATCGATATCAAAATCAATTTAGTGTTTTACCGACCATTTACTTCGGTTATCAATTTTAATCAAAATTTACCGAATTAAAGTCTCGAAATTTTCAGgaaatataaatataaaacaaattaGATAGTCCAAGGCCCACAATCCCCACTCTGACCTAAGCTCTCAGTCTCCTGTCCGACTCGGGTCTTCAATAAATGACACTCACCAAAGCGTGTTCTAGAAGAATTCGTGCCTATGTGTTGTATGGTTGAGCAAGGTGGGACCAAAAGCTAAGCCGTTGAACGGTTGCATTGTGCAACTGGTGCAGTGCTGTTCACGGGCGAGATTGGTCGTCGCGCGCTCGCGGGCGAGGTGGGCCGTCGGCTGTCGTGCACTCACGCTTCTGCGCATCGGGAGCGAGGAGGGCTGTCGCGCTTAGGGATGAAAAAAGTTAGAAGCAGTCAGCAAACAATAAAACCATTTCCGTTTTCGTATTTTTTTTATCGGAAACGAAATtgaaaacggtaactccggaaaaACGACATCGGTATTTCGAAAACATCGAAAATGAAATTATGGTacaaaaaatatactgataacagTCGAAATCTAAAATATAATCGGTGAACATATCAATATAAAAATATCTTAATATAAAAGTTTAcaatacaacaaagatcacaaattCACAATATAATATATTTACAATATAATAAGTTTATAAAGATCATAAGTGCACGTAATTTGATGCTTTAGACATAATATCATCACCACTAAACTACAAATGTATCTCAATCTATAAAGAACTGATACAATACACCTGTAAATTTTTTTAACAATGTATAGTATGTGTTGGGGACCTACTTTATCGAAGATCTTCAAACCAACTCACCTTCATCTTAAGGAAGTGTGTTTTAGGTACATGTGCAAAGGACAGACGAAGCTAGCCTTCGGTCGAAGCAGCTTGCGAAGAGCTTTGCTCAAACATGCACACGACGAAGGTGAACGATGAGGCTATCACCTTCGATGCTAGAAGGCTTTGCACACGAAACGGAAAAAGGTGAGTGACCTAGAGACTTCTACCACAAGAAACGAGAAAAGATAGTGTTGCTATCGTAATATTTGTAAGTCATGTGTGTAAATTTTGTGGGCATACTTGTAACTTCAGAAGAAGTTATATTTTTtccttataaataggtgaacattgTCATGTATCAATTCACTTTTTGAGGGCCTCAAGCTT
This genomic window contains:
- the LOC100216622 gene encoding uncharacterized protein LOC100216622, producing MKREGLETPPPPAKHPKNSSPTSATPIHSLTDDLLLQIFLRLPSLATLVRAALACRAWSRAVVSSPAFRRRFRELHRTPLLGFFFECPSPVQDPAIPLFPSFVPVRRREGDLSIAVRGGDFFLTCLQEHPIKSQSWDILDCRGGYVLLCNDGQPGAQAMAVVNPLARQCRSVDYRHVDALEGRRGTFFDLNGYLLCSEEDPASFRVVLIAHDESRVRATVFSSDTCEWQIHPWVDVPGPPRGSESWLLKCTMQSNGFLYMVYKNDGYMVTLNTATMEFSAEELPQLLKNERCSFSVGETINGAPCIVYAIGFTVGVMLSSTDVDGTKKWMLDRVTRFRWNQKCMYDGLLVLAVRDGFAYLATSNKTCFFAKSSWFWSLCLQTMKVENAFQRTYGTVAYPYVMAWPPCLVGNNGRSALDDGM